In one window of Arthrobacter pascens DNA:
- a CDS encoding vWA domain-containing protein, with translation MTEAGPDGRDRLSRWRLMLGGDDADGITSPDGESVVLSSADARRDQALEALYGADRSGRGGLGASSPRVARWLGDIRGYFPSTVVQVMQADAMDRLGLRQLLLEPEMLRTVQPDIGLVTTLVGLGRVIPEHSRESARAVVRQVTRELEDRLRAKTVQAVSGALNRAARTRRPRHRDIDWNRTIAANLKNYQPDYRTIVPERLVGHARRSTEVQREIILCIDQSGSMAESVVYSSVFGAVLSSLRSVRTRLVVFDTEVVDLTDDLEDPVDVLFGVQLGGGTDINRALAYCQDQVSQPDETILVLISDLYEGGIAEEMLRRAAAIVGSGATMIALLALSDSGHPSFDSTMPRPWPESVSRRSPARLICSRS, from the coding sequence ATGACAGAGGCAGGTCCCGACGGACGCGACAGGCTGAGCCGCTGGCGGCTGATGCTTGGCGGGGATGATGCCGACGGCATCACCTCACCGGATGGCGAAAGTGTGGTTCTTTCCTCCGCTGACGCCCGCCGTGACCAGGCATTGGAGGCCCTGTATGGTGCAGATAGGAGCGGCCGGGGCGGCCTCGGGGCGTCCAGCCCGCGGGTCGCCCGCTGGCTCGGCGACATTCGTGGCTACTTCCCGTCCACCGTGGTGCAGGTGATGCAGGCGGACGCCATGGACCGACTCGGCCTGCGGCAATTGCTCCTTGAGCCGGAGATGTTGCGCACGGTGCAGCCGGACATCGGGCTGGTGACCACACTCGTCGGGCTCGGCCGCGTTATCCCCGAGCATTCACGCGAGAGCGCCAGGGCGGTGGTTCGCCAGGTGACCCGCGAGCTTGAGGACCGGTTGCGTGCAAAGACAGTTCAGGCGGTCTCCGGCGCATTGAACCGCGCTGCCCGCACGCGAAGGCCCCGGCACCGGGATATTGACTGGAACCGCACCATCGCGGCAAACCTGAAAAACTACCAGCCTGACTATCGCACCATCGTCCCGGAGCGGCTGGTGGGCCACGCCCGGCGAAGCACGGAAGTGCAGCGCGAGATCATCCTGTGCATCGATCAATCCGGGTCGATGGCCGAATCGGTGGTGTACTCAAGCGTGTTCGGCGCGGTGCTCAGCTCGCTGCGGTCGGTGCGCACGCGGCTGGTGGTCTTCGACACCGAGGTTGTTGATCTGACGGATGACCTGGAGGATCCGGTGGATGTGCTCTTCGGTGTCCAGCTCGGCGGCGGCACGGACATCAACCGCGCCCTGGCATACTGCCAGGATCAGGTGAGCCAACCTGACGAGACAATCCTGGTGCTCATCAGCGACCTCTACGAGGGTGGAATCGCGGAGGAGATGCTGCGAAGGGCCGCCGCAATCGTCGGCTCGGGAGCAACCATGATTGCTTTGCTGGCGTTGAGCGACAGCGGCCATCCGTCGTTCGATTCCACCATGCCACGGCCCTGGCCGGAATCGGTGTCCCGGCGTTCACCTGCACGCCTTATCTGTTCCCGGAGCTGA
- a CDS encoding MBL fold metallo-hydrolase, which translates to MTPLSYTIIDAPDSSLNKTSILVTGESEALVVDAGFTRADGHRIVAEILDSGKLLRNVLITAGDPDFYFGAEVIADAFPEARFLAPDDVIEHIKDTYAKKLVAWAHLGANLPSRLVDIAPLTETQLTVDGVVLEVRQASRDLGDRAWFVFEPVERVLVGGVLLFEGLHVWTADSPAPEQREEWIRVLDGFEALRPSFVAAGHRITGAPTDLTAISHTRDYLRFFEKAVTDAPDAAAAEAALKAAYPDAGLGIAAQLGTKVAKGEMTWG; encoded by the coding sequence ATGACCCCGTTGAGCTACACCATCATCGACGCGCCGGACTCCTCCCTGAACAAGACCAGCATCCTGGTCACCGGTGAATCTGAAGCGCTGGTTGTTGACGCCGGATTCACCCGCGCAGACGGCCACCGTATCGTCGCCGAAATACTCGATTCCGGAAAATTGTTGCGGAACGTGCTGATCACCGCAGGCGATCCTGACTTCTACTTTGGAGCCGAAGTGATTGCGGACGCTTTCCCCGAGGCGCGTTTCCTTGCCCCCGATGACGTCATCGAACACATCAAGGACACCTACGCGAAAAAGCTGGTGGCCTGGGCCCACCTTGGCGCCAACCTGCCGTCACGCCTTGTCGACATTGCGCCCCTGACTGAAACACAGCTGACCGTTGACGGCGTCGTCCTCGAAGTACGCCAGGCAAGCCGGGACCTCGGTGACCGCGCCTGGTTCGTCTTTGAGCCGGTGGAGAGGGTCCTCGTCGGCGGCGTTCTCCTCTTCGAAGGCCTGCACGTCTGGACCGCCGATTCACCGGCTCCGGAACAGCGCGAGGAATGGATCCGGGTGCTGGACGGCTTCGAGGCCCTCCGGCCCTCGTTCGTCGCCGCCGGGCACCGCATCACCGGCGCACCCACCGATCTCACGGCCATCAGCCATACCCGCGACTACTTGCGCTTCTTTGAGAAAGCCGTAACGGATGCCCCCGACGCAGCCGCAGCAGAAGCTGCACTGAAGGCCGCCTACCCGGACGCCGGCCTCGGCATTGCAGCCCAGCTGGGCACCAAGGTCGCCAAGGGAGAAATGACATGGGGCTGA
- a CDS encoding nuclear transport factor 2 family protein: MGLNHADENAPVAVVRRQYLASAAGDLEALRATMAPDVEWTEMAGFPLAGTYRTPAGVTGNVMEKLAQDWEGWAAHDDTYVVDGENVVVLARYTATHRQSGKPLNARVAHHFTVRGGLIVRFEQFVDTALVRDAATAG; encoded by the coding sequence ATGGGGCTGAACCACGCCGACGAGAACGCCCCCGTTGCGGTCGTGCGACGCCAGTACCTCGCCTCCGCGGCGGGAGACCTCGAAGCCCTGCGCGCCACCATGGCCCCGGACGTGGAATGGACCGAAATGGCCGGCTTCCCGCTCGCCGGAACTTACCGGACCCCGGCAGGGGTCACGGGCAACGTGATGGAAAAACTCGCCCAGGACTGGGAGGGCTGGGCCGCGCACGACGACACGTACGTCGTCGACGGCGAAAACGTCGTAGTGCTGGCCCGTTACACCGCCACCCACCGGCAGAGCGGAAAACCCCTGAACGCCCGCGTGGCACACCACTTCACCGTGCGCGGCGGACTCATTGTCCGGTTCGAACAGTTCGTGGATACGGCACTGGTCAGGGACGCGGCAACGGCCGGATAA
- a CDS encoding dihydrofolate reductase family protein, whose protein sequence is MNSVTCDLTISLDGYLAGPNQSPANPLGEGGEDLHRWMFEEPEAHTAAIEGILSSRSFIMGRNMFAGPGEGIWGEDWRGWWGENPPYHAPVFVLTHHPHPPLQMQGGTTFYFVTDGIESALDQAREAAAGGGIAIAGGAETVRQYLSAGLIDELRLHLAPILLGAGERLLDGVENFSFEPTEVSGTGLVTHVRYRRIR, encoded by the coding sequence ATGAACAGCGTCACGTGCGATCTCACCATTTCCCTCGACGGATACCTTGCCGGCCCTAATCAGAGCCCGGCGAACCCGTTGGGCGAAGGCGGTGAGGACCTGCACCGGTGGATGTTCGAAGAACCCGAGGCCCATACCGCAGCTATTGAGGGCATTCTCTCCTCGCGCTCCTTCATCATGGGCCGGAACATGTTCGCGGGCCCCGGGGAAGGGATCTGGGGTGAGGACTGGCGCGGCTGGTGGGGTGAGAATCCGCCGTACCACGCTCCCGTGTTTGTCCTCACCCACCACCCACACCCTCCGCTGCAGATGCAGGGCGGCACAACGTTCTATTTCGTGACCGACGGGATCGAGTCGGCGCTTGATCAGGCGCGGGAGGCCGCAGCCGGCGGTGGCATAGCCATAGCCGGGGGCGCTGAGACTGTACGGCAGTACCTTTCTGCCGGACTGATCGATGAGTTGCGGCTCCACCTTGCGCCGATCCTCCTCGGCGCGGGCGAGCGGCTGTTGGACGGGGTTGAAAACTTTAGTTTTGAACCTACGGAAGTGAGCGGTACCGGTTTGGTGACGCACGTTCGGTATCGGAGGATCCGCTAG
- a CDS encoding dihydrofolate reductase family protein produces MGGTHAEASSADLMVDLIISLDGYASAEGWPGWWGLEGPEYLAWLQEEGAKDYTFLLGANTYRLMSGMSEEAAAGDSGFSENEGASLTGLAAVPKVVFSSTLEAPLTWPNSELVTRDVVEAVAEMKKTRTGRLSTLGSLSLCRSLLAAGLVDRFRLVVFPVITGRTGRERIYDGYPDVALKMVDSRTFDGRLQLLEYVPTVLSGPPGSGAA; encoded by the coding sequence ATGGGCGGGACACATGCAGAGGCTTCGTCGGCGGACCTGATGGTCGACCTGATCATTTCCCTGGACGGCTATGCCTCGGCCGAAGGATGGCCCGGCTGGTGGGGTCTGGAGGGGCCGGAGTATCTGGCTTGGCTCCAGGAGGAGGGGGCGAAGGACTACACCTTCCTCCTGGGGGCGAACACCTATCGGCTAATGTCCGGAATGTCAGAGGAAGCAGCGGCCGGGGACTCGGGATTCTCCGAGAATGAGGGGGCCAGCCTGACCGGCCTGGCCGCCGTTCCCAAGGTCGTCTTCTCCTCCACGCTGGAGGCACCCCTGACGTGGCCGAACTCCGAACTGGTGACCCGGGACGTTGTGGAGGCAGTCGCGGAGATGAAAAAGACCCGGACCGGGCGCTTGAGCACCCTCGGCAGCCTCAGCCTCTGCCGGTCACTGCTGGCCGCCGGCCTTGTGGACAGGTTCCGCCTGGTCGTCTTCCCGGTCATCACGGGCCGCACCGGGCGGGAGCGGATCTACGACGGCTATCCGGATGTCGCGCTCAAGATGGTGGACAGCAGGACCTTCGACGGCCGGCTCCAGCTCCTTGAGTACGTGCCCACCGTGCTCAGCGGTCCGCCGGGAAGCGGTGCGGCCTGA
- a CDS encoding CGNR zinc finger domain-containing protein: MQSTVAWSGGERIGSCARTGCLNAFVDNSKAGRQRYCSARCGNTDAVARHRQLQRTGSQTRGGEVAKGQREPLKARSFQR, from the coding sequence GTGCAGAGCACGGTCGCGTGGAGCGGCGGCGAACGGATCGGCAGCTGCGCCCGGACAGGCTGCCTTAACGCGTTCGTTGACAACTCAAAGGCCGGCCGGCAGCGATACTGCAGCGCGCGGTGCGGAAACACGGACGCCGTCGCCCGTCACCGGCAGCTGCAAAGAACCGGCTCCCAGACGCGCGGGGGCGAAGTTGCAAAGGGTCAACGTGAACCCTTGAAGGCCCGATCGTTCCAGCGATAG
- a CDS encoding GntR family transcriptional regulator, giving the protein MIDDVMTVADVVRSRLERSLLAGDYSAGAQIKDSVIAQKLGVARPTARVAVQSLIADGFLERETGRSARVRRFSAQDVADIFHVRRLIEFEAVRSVCQGADTEPVRESLARFSEVRDEQDWETAAQADMAFHSAVVAAAGSPRLSRLFQTISTEIRLLMALLHPRYLQVSTLHHEHTELLDALVAGIPEKALQRWAAHLNDAEAFLTSQIQEEAS; this is encoded by the coding sequence ATGATAGACGACGTGATGACTGTTGCGGACGTTGTCCGGTCCCGGCTTGAACGCAGTCTCCTGGCCGGTGACTATTCGGCGGGAGCACAGATTAAGGACAGCGTCATAGCGCAGAAACTGGGCGTGGCGAGGCCCACTGCCCGCGTTGCGGTCCAGAGCCTCATCGCTGACGGGTTCCTGGAACGTGAAACCGGGCGAAGCGCGAGGGTGCGCCGATTTTCCGCCCAGGACGTCGCCGACATTTTTCACGTGCGCCGGCTCATCGAATTCGAGGCGGTCCGCTCCGTCTGTCAAGGCGCAGATACGGAGCCGGTCCGCGAATCCCTGGCCCGGTTCTCAGAGGTCAGGGATGAGCAGGATTGGGAAACTGCGGCACAGGCTGACATGGCCTTTCACTCGGCAGTCGTCGCAGCTGCAGGCTCGCCACGGCTAAGCAGGCTCTTTCAGACGATTTCCACAGAGATCCGCCTCCTGATGGCGCTCCTTCACCCCCGGTATCTCCAAGTCTCCACATTGCACCATGAACACACCGAGCTCCTGGATGCGCTTGTCGCCGGCATCCCGGAAAAGGCTTTGCAGCGTTGGGCGGCTCATTTGAACGACGCGGAAGCGTTCCTGACCAGCCAGATCCAGGAAGAAGCCTCCTAG
- a CDS encoding FAD-binding and (Fe-S)-binding domain-containing protein: MHSKFTATEPAPVLTRLQAAGVPVEASGHRLAAYSYDASNYRIPPLGVVFPRSVDDVVTVMAVCRETDTALISRGGGTSMAGNAIGPGIVLDFSRHMNRIIGIDESTGTADVEAGVVLATLTRESEKATGGSLTFAPDPSSKNRATIGGAIGNDACGNHSVRYGRTSDHVHEIDVVTSDGALLTASDKGVHATDPTDAYSVSRAFQLGEDLKKLAQDNLAAFRVELGRIQRQVSGYHLANLLPENGLNIARALVGTEGTCAVVVRARMKLVPKPSSALLVCLGYADVVDAAKDIETILDFSPAAVEGIDEAIVDTMRLRRGEDSVLGLPRGNAFLYVDLDGDDPDKVARQASLLLERLAANGRLVDGCAVPDTAERATLWRVREDGAGLSSRPASGGESHAGWEDSAVAPQNLAAYLADFRRLLDDYELTGIMYGHFGAGCMHIRITYDLRTVKGRSVFRKFTQAAAQLVVHHGGSLSGEHGDGRARSALLSHMYSPGMLAAFEEYRRLWDEAGILNPGSITDADPFDANLALEGIPDREWRTHFELRPVEAAAAGADPWVHAVQACIGVGRCRSDSGGVMCPSYRATGDEKDSTRGRSRALQDMVRGARSIDEGWKSEDVREALDLCLSCKACSNDCPAGVDMASYKSEFFSHYYEGKLRPMSHFSLGWLPRWLKLTTLISPLVNMVLASPLGNVVAAAGGLTTKRKMPKFASRKMLRDALAPYSAPSKTADAVLFVDSFTKGFRPEVAGAAARVMESTGRQVGCESDACCGLTWISTGQLDTAKKLMGKAVAKLDDGTDAPIAVIEPSCAAALKKDAPELLGTEAAERVSHRIRSFAEAVKEWVDAGWTPPAVPADVTVQTHCHEYSTFGATVQRKALAALGVANVTEATGCCGVAGNFGFEANHYDISMKVAEQALAPALARTARDTPVLADGFSCAMQVRQLEPERKSLHLAELLDPGN, encoded by the coding sequence ATGCACTCAAAGTTCACCGCCACGGAACCTGCACCGGTCCTGACAAGGCTTCAGGCCGCGGGTGTTCCCGTGGAGGCCTCGGGTCATCGGCTGGCCGCATACTCCTACGACGCATCCAATTACCGGATCCCGCCCTTGGGCGTTGTGTTTCCGCGCAGCGTGGACGACGTCGTTACTGTGATGGCAGTGTGCAGGGAAACAGATACTGCCCTGATATCCCGGGGCGGAGGGACATCCATGGCCGGTAACGCCATCGGGCCGGGAATCGTGCTGGACTTCTCGCGTCACATGAACCGGATCATCGGCATCGATGAGTCAACAGGAACGGCTGACGTCGAGGCCGGCGTCGTTCTGGCAACCCTCACCCGGGAAAGCGAGAAGGCCACCGGCGGGAGTCTCACTTTCGCTCCCGACCCGTCGTCCAAGAACCGTGCCACCATCGGTGGTGCGATCGGCAACGACGCATGCGGCAACCACTCAGTCCGCTATGGACGCACCTCCGATCACGTCCACGAGATAGACGTCGTCACCTCCGACGGAGCCCTCCTGACAGCATCGGACAAGGGTGTCCATGCCACTGATCCGACCGACGCTTACTCGGTATCACGCGCGTTCCAGTTGGGCGAAGACCTCAAAAAGCTCGCCCAGGACAACCTGGCTGCCTTCCGTGTTGAACTTGGCCGCATCCAGCGGCAGGTTTCCGGCTACCACCTTGCCAATCTGCTGCCGGAAAATGGCCTGAACATTGCCAGGGCACTGGTCGGCACCGAAGGAACCTGCGCCGTCGTCGTCCGCGCCCGGATGAAACTCGTCCCCAAGCCATCCAGCGCACTGCTGGTCTGCCTCGGCTATGCCGACGTCGTCGATGCCGCGAAGGACATCGAGACCATCCTTGACTTCTCGCCGGCAGCTGTCGAAGGCATCGATGAGGCCATCGTGGATACCATGCGGCTGCGCCGTGGCGAGGACTCCGTGCTGGGGCTTCCCCGCGGCAACGCGTTCTTGTATGTAGACCTCGACGGCGACGACCCGGACAAAGTGGCCCGCCAGGCCTCCCTGCTGCTGGAACGGCTCGCTGCGAACGGCCGGCTGGTCGACGGGTGCGCGGTTCCGGACACCGCTGAACGCGCTACCTTGTGGCGGGTGAGGGAAGACGGCGCAGGCCTGTCATCCAGGCCCGCCAGCGGCGGAGAATCCCACGCCGGCTGGGAGGACTCCGCGGTCGCACCGCAGAACCTGGCAGCCTACCTGGCCGACTTCCGCAGGCTCCTGGACGATTATGAGCTGACAGGAATCATGTACGGGCACTTTGGGGCCGGATGCATGCACATCCGCATCACCTACGACCTGCGCACCGTCAAAGGACGCAGCGTGTTCCGAAAGTTCACCCAGGCTGCTGCCCAGCTTGTTGTCCACCACGGAGGCTCGTTGTCCGGCGAACACGGCGACGGACGGGCCCGCTCTGCGCTGCTTTCGCACATGTACTCCCCCGGCATGCTTGCCGCGTTCGAGGAATACCGCAGGCTCTGGGATGAGGCAGGGATCCTGAACCCGGGGTCGATCACCGATGCGGATCCCTTTGACGCCAACCTGGCGCTCGAGGGAATCCCCGACCGTGAGTGGAGAACACACTTTGAGCTCCGGCCCGTCGAGGCTGCCGCGGCAGGAGCAGATCCCTGGGTGCATGCCGTCCAGGCCTGCATCGGAGTCGGCAGGTGCCGTTCGGACTCCGGCGGGGTGATGTGCCCCAGCTACCGGGCCACAGGGGACGAGAAAGACTCCACGCGTGGACGGTCCAGGGCGCTCCAGGACATGGTGCGCGGTGCCCGGAGCATCGACGAAGGCTGGAAGTCCGAAGACGTTCGCGAGGCACTGGACCTGTGCCTGTCCTGCAAAGCCTGCTCCAACGACTGCCCCGCCGGCGTGGACATGGCCAGCTACAAATCGGAGTTCTTCTCGCACTACTACGAGGGAAAGCTCCGGCCGATGTCGCACTTCTCCCTTGGCTGGCTGCCACGTTGGCTCAAACTCACCACACTGATCAGCCCGTTGGTGAACATGGTGCTGGCCAGCCCGCTCGGGAACGTCGTGGCGGCTGCCGGCGGCCTCACCACCAAGAGGAAGATGCCGAAGTTCGCTTCCCGCAAGATGCTTCGCGACGCCCTCGCCCCGTACAGCGCCCCCTCCAAGACAGCCGACGCCGTGCTGTTCGTTGACTCGTTCACCAAGGGTTTCAGGCCCGAAGTGGCCGGGGCAGCAGCCCGGGTCATGGAAAGCACAGGAAGGCAGGTCGGCTGCGAATCCGACGCCTGCTGCGGGCTGACCTGGATCTCCACGGGTCAACTCGACACCGCGAAAAAGCTCATGGGCAAGGCCGTAGCCAAGCTCGATGACGGCACCGATGCACCGATCGCCGTCATCGAACCAAGCTGCGCCGCCGCATTGAAGAAGGACGCGCCGGAACTGCTGGGCACCGAGGCAGCGGAACGCGTATCCCACAGGATCCGCAGCTTCGCCGAAGCGGTGAAGGAATGGGTCGACGCAGGCTGGACGCCACCGGCTGTACCTGCCGATGTGACCGTGCAGACCCACTGCCACGAATACTCCACCTTCGGGGCCACAGTCCAGCGCAAGGCACTGGCCGCCCTCGGCGTCGCCAATGTCACCGAGGCAACCGGCTGCTGCGGGGTCGCCGGGAACTTCGGCTTCGAAGCCAACCACTACGACATCTCCATGAAGGTGGCGGAACAGGCGCTGGCTCCGGCCCTCGCCCGTACCGCCCGGGACACCCCGGTCCTCGCGGACGGCTTCAGCTGTGCGATGCAGGTCAGGCAATTGGAACCGGAGCGCAAGAGCCTTCACCTCGCCGAACTCCTTGACCCCGGAAACTGA
- a CDS encoding LysR family transcriptional regulator encodes MLDVHRLTLLREVKLHGSMSAAARELAYSHSAISQQLGVLEKETGVILLEKAGRNVKLTPAGEELVRNTEAILAAIERAESDLATSHQRVQGVVTVAAFASISRSVLPAAVAELARNYPGLDVRLRREEPETAVMQLMSRQVDAVVTDAFPGTQGAPHGGVHTTVIGQDPIRGYLPHGVAFEDFDQLRNARWVLEPVSAASSQWALRVCRELGFEPVVAHTSSDLLFHLRMVEQGLAAAFLPDMVVREADSDVVPSPWLPSDQHRAIQYLVRSGSEDSVALVAVREAIEQAFRLNSDL; translated from the coding sequence ATGCTAGATGTCCACCGCCTCACCCTGCTGAGGGAAGTCAAGTTGCACGGCAGCATGAGCGCCGCAGCACGGGAACTCGCCTACAGCCATTCCGCCATATCGCAGCAGCTGGGGGTTCTGGAAAAGGAAACCGGTGTGATCCTGCTGGAGAAAGCCGGCCGCAACGTCAAGCTGACTCCGGCCGGCGAGGAACTGGTGCGGAATACAGAAGCGATCCTGGCCGCCATCGAGCGTGCGGAATCTGACCTGGCAACCTCCCACCAGAGGGTACAGGGCGTCGTCACCGTCGCTGCCTTCGCAAGCATCAGCCGCAGCGTTCTGCCGGCGGCAGTGGCTGAACTGGCTCGAAACTATCCGGGTCTGGACGTTCGCCTCCGTCGTGAGGAACCGGAAACCGCTGTCATGCAGCTCATGTCGAGACAGGTTGATGCCGTGGTAACTGATGCATTTCCCGGCACCCAGGGCGCTCCCCATGGCGGTGTCCATACCACCGTGATCGGCCAGGATCCCATTCGGGGTTATCTCCCTCATGGCGTGGCCTTTGAGGACTTCGATCAGCTCCGCAACGCGCGCTGGGTCCTGGAACCCGTTAGCGCAGCGTCCTCACAGTGGGCCTTACGGGTATGCCGGGAGCTGGGGTTTGAGCCCGTCGTGGCCCACACCTCCTCTGACCTGCTCTTTCACCTCAGGATGGTCGAACAGGGCCTGGCGGCAGCATTTCTGCCGGACATGGTGGTGCGGGAGGCGGACAGTGACGTGGTGCCGAGTCCTTGGCTTCCCTCTGACCAGCATCGGGCCATCCAGTATCTGGTGAGGTCAGGGTCAGAGGACAGTGTGGCCCTGGTGGCCGTGCGGGAAGCAATTGAACAAGCGTTCCGGCTCAACTCTGATCTGTAA
- a CDS encoding aminotransferase family protein, with amino-acid sequence MSLNHIPSPGDPGSRLLDGPALWPAQAHTPTVLGRQLVIDRGEGSYIFTDDGRRLFDGTAGLWHANIGHSNPELAEVAFDQMRRLETYHIFARFTNDKALALGERLAEISPIDRSKVILNSGGSDAIEVACKLARRHWQREGRASKKVILSREFAYHGLHAYGTSIAGLDFNREGYGTDSLVPETARVSFNDPEQVAAVVAEIGPENIAAIVTEPVQGTGGVNPPVPGYLEAIQKICRENDILLLLDEVITGFGRLGTMFAAERYGIEPDMVIFAKGITSGYAPLGGVLVSPQVWEPFYIDSPDTPVFRHGATYAGHATAAAVALRHLEILERDQLIPRVKELETLLRTEFDKLARQNVAVTDVRVAGLLGGITLAGHLKAEQVCDDLIELGYVARPLRGNTIQVSPPFIISDQELTLFVTAIDQAITERENR; translated from the coding sequence ATGTCCCTCAATCACATTCCGTCTCCGGGCGACCCCGGCTCAAGACTGCTGGACGGGCCCGCCCTTTGGCCTGCCCAGGCGCACACACCGACAGTGCTCGGCCGCCAGCTGGTCATCGACCGGGGCGAAGGGTCCTACATCTTCACGGACGATGGCCGCCGCCTGTTTGATGGCACGGCCGGCTTGTGGCACGCCAACATCGGCCATTCGAATCCGGAGCTGGCTGAAGTCGCTTTCGATCAGATGAGGCGGCTTGAGACGTATCACATCTTCGCCCGCTTCACCAACGACAAAGCCCTTGCCCTGGGTGAGCGGCTTGCTGAAATCTCGCCGATAGACCGTTCGAAGGTGATCCTGAATTCGGGCGGTTCCGATGCCATCGAGGTCGCCTGCAAACTGGCCCGCCGCCACTGGCAGCGCGAAGGCCGCGCCAGCAAAAAAGTCATCCTCAGCCGCGAGTTCGCCTACCACGGCCTCCACGCCTACGGCACGAGCATCGCCGGCCTTGATTTCAACCGCGAGGGTTACGGCACGGATTCTCTCGTGCCGGAAACCGCCAGGGTTTCCTTCAACGACCCTGAGCAGGTAGCGGCCGTCGTCGCAGAAATCGGGCCGGAGAACATCGCAGCGATTGTCACCGAACCCGTCCAGGGAACAGGCGGCGTCAATCCCCCTGTACCTGGCTATCTTGAAGCCATCCAAAAAATCTGCCGCGAGAACGACATCCTTTTGCTCCTCGACGAAGTGATCACGGGCTTCGGACGCCTCGGGACGATGTTCGCAGCTGAGCGCTACGGCATCGAACCTGACATGGTGATCTTTGCCAAGGGAATCACGTCAGGTTACGCACCCCTCGGTGGAGTCCTCGTGAGCCCGCAGGTGTGGGAACCGTTCTACATTGACTCACCGGACACGCCGGTCTTCCGGCACGGGGCGACATATGCCGGGCACGCCACGGCCGCTGCAGTGGCCCTGCGCCACCTGGAAATCCTCGAGCGGGACCAGCTGATTCCCCGCGTCAAGGAACTCGAAACACTGTTGCGGACTGAGTTCGACAAGCTGGCCCGGCAGAACGTTGCTGTAACCGACGTACGAGTGGCCGGACTGCTCGGCGGCATCACCCTCGCCGGCCATCTGAAGGCCGAACAAGTCTGCGATGACCTGATCGAGCTTGGCTATGTCGCCCGGCCGCTGCGCGGCAACACCATTCAGGTCAGCCCACCCTTCATCATCAGCGACCAGGAACTCACGCTGTTTGTCACCGCTATTGACCAAGCCATTACCGAAAGAGAGAACCGATGA